The DNA region CTGACCAAGAAAATCAAAGCTACTGCTGCCACCACACCCAGGCCCCAGGCTCAAAAGGACGAGGACTTCAGACCTGAAGGACTCCCGGAGCTGGTGCAGAAAGGTACGCAGCaaatatttgacaaaaaatatgactgtaatgttaaacatatttttaaaatctcTTTCTAGGGTTTGCAGATATTCCTCTAGGCGAGGCCAGCCCATTTATCGTCCGAAGAACCACTGTGCGGCGCTGTAGCCCTCGGCTCATGTCAAAGCAGATCTCTACATCAGAGAAGGTAAGCTCCTTCAAACCAGAATTGGGCAGTTAAAATTAAGTTGTACAGTGTTGTAGACTGACCCaagtttcattcacagatgctGGAGCCTCTTCACCTGCAGAGCCCCTCTGCTGATATAGCCTCAAACAGGAAGCGTCTTTCACAAAGTGCAAACGATCCAAATACAATTCAGAATTTACAGAAGACAGAGCAGGCACAAGCACAGGAAGAAAACTGTCACGTACAGTAgattcacacatgcacaaacacgcacacatgcacatatgCACATACGCACATACACATTAAGCCCATACTCCAGTCACACAATTAGGATCCCTATTCACTCTATACATACATGAGCTAATCTTGCTCCATTTTGATGCCCTCATTTTTCTTTACATGTTGGTATTTTGCTTCTTGTTTTTGACTTAAGTCCTTTTGGACTTTGTACATAGTCTGCTGTAGATAGAAACTGTGCTTCATGTATGTATCACTTATTTGCTGATGGCAGCTATGAGTGTAGACTGTACTAACAAATGCTTTTcctttttataaatgtttttagacTCCCAATcagttttgtaaatgtaaatggctgttaaaacattttactaaagATTTTACCTTGCCCAAACTGTGTTTGACTTTTGATTGGTTAATGGCATGAGAACAATTTCAAAGTCTTCAAGACCAACACAATATCAGTAATGAACTTACAACATCCAGCCTGGTTCCAACTTTAACTTATTTACGTCCTAATGTTTGCATCCCTCACCAAGCACCTTCAAATTATCTCATGGTCATTCTTTATTGGGTCTAGTCTAGTCAATTATTGCCATTacgttttcttgttttaatgatGTTGTCCAAAAATCCTACACTTTAGGTTTTAAATCAGAAATCATCCCGACTGGGAAAACTGGGTTAAATGAACTCTAAAGATGTCATCCAAGCCGCGAAATGACATGAACATCAGCTGTTACTAGCCCATAGTTGCAACTATAAGGGTCATACTCCAGATATGTTTACAAAGGATTAAACCAGCTTTAAGATGTgtctcaaataaacaaatgcatttgtGAAGTGCTCAGATTTGGGAAATTACATATTGCCTttgcatatatattttaatgagcTTTAATGTCTAATGTGAATGCTGCTTTAGTTCTTAGTGTCTGTCCACATTATTCCCTCATGTATCCTGAAGCCTGTTGACTGTCCTTGTTCTGAGAAATGTAGGCATTCCCTGGTAAATGGTGTATACATTTAGCAGGTCCATCTTTGGATCAATAAACATTgattctctttcatttttgttatgTAAGCATTAAGAAGATTGACATCCAGCACTGGTCCCTGTACTGACCTTTTGACCGAAAGCAAGACGAGTCAGAAAAGACACGTAATCAATGcaaatgtgtgtctgtgtgtcagatggtGGTCAGGAGAGCAGTGCATCCTGGGATATGGGAACAGAGGAGGTGACAAACCTCTggctggagctggggcggaaGCTGTGGTGCCAGAACCAACTGACTGAGCTCTGTGAACACTGGCACCAGACGAGAGCGGGTGGTCTGAGGCGCACACAGGCGGACAGGCCAATCCCCTGTATGCATGATTTGAGCCATTCTTCACTCACTGTGTAAGCTCTGTGGCCCACGCTGCAGGAAGTCTCCACTGGAGTGGGCAGGAGAGAAAAAGACTGAATTTCACTAAGACAAATGGCTtctaaattattttgttttaatttccaAATGAAGCAGAAATATATTTACTGCACCCTATCTGTCCTCTCATCTTTATCGCCTTAAATTAAAGGTCCATATAATTTAAAAGTTAATGGAAACTCCACTAAATAAGCAAAATgtgtagccaaaaaaataaaatatgtccaCAGCATAACTTTCAACAGATATTTTGTCCAGATATGAACATTCTTTTTATACTGACCTGCCTTGTTCAAACTCCTGAAGCACAGTAAACCACAGCACTGTTGACTCTGGGCTGTACTTCCTGTTGTCATAACTTTAGATTACGCATCATAAGACCTGCTGCTGCTGGCACATTATACTGCCCCATCATGGAGGATGGGACGTCCAGGCTGTGAACTGCATGGGTGACAGAGAAGACCCTTAAACCTGCCCCCATATTAGAGATAACAGGAGTTTAACACAAAGTAACATTAAAGTTTTCCACAGAAGAGGGATACCGTTGTGCATCTCTTAAATCCCACTGTCCCATGGGGACAACCAGTTCTGTTAACATCCACTTTGACGCTTCTGGAATTGTCCATGGTATTTTTGGTGAGACTATGTACTTCTGACTCCTAGCTCCAGTCCATACTCTCAACTGGCCCCCGAGATGACTGATAAATATTATTGCACACAATGATACCAAAAAAACTATTGATAAACAGCAAAATACTGAAACAGAGGGTTTCTGGAAGAGGATTACCACAGTCCCAGTTATACAGCACTTCTGTTTGTCATAAATGATGTGAAATAACTTGATTGGGTTTTGTACTCTTTTATAAAAACCTTAATTTTAAGAATCTCTCAGTCAATCTTGGTGTTTGAGAATTTCACTTGTGGTTTTATGTTTGGTGGAGAATCAGCTCTAGAGAATTTGTTAGtgtgatgcagtttttaaaacttttattcTTTACTTGACCTTTCATTAATTTGTAAAGTAGCTTACACAGGCTACAACCACTGATGTATCATTGGAGAAGACTGTTGCACTGTGCATTCATAATACATCTTGGGTCTGGTCAGTCTGGCAGAGTTTTGCAAAGCTAAGTGTCCTCTGGAGTGGATGGTGGGTGTATTTCAAAAAttaatgagcttcactttcagTTTAATACAAATtctttacaaatacacacatacagtataaaattctacatttaacaaatatattaaaaaagatgttttgtttcataaaaaCAGTAGTATTGTAATAAGAGCCAAGCAAAAGGGTAGATAAAGTGGTCATGTTTTGCTCACCACACCTCTTCAAACTGAGCACAGGGCAGAACAGGTATTAGTGAACAAACACAGTGAGCAACTGATTGAAACCATTTCATGTACAGAAAGTGCAACAAAGTGCCTCAGCTGCACATGTGCACATATGCAGGAGGAAGATCCTTGTAGATCTATTAAGGCCAGAACAGACACGGTGTCTTTAATTTGTCCATTGTCAAAAAACAGCATTAGTTTCACTGCTTTCATATAGCACTTTGGCACAACTTCagtgttgtgaagaaaatacaCAGGTTCAAGGCACACTAATTTATCTCTTAACACATCCATGAATAAAGAGAAATACTCTGATCTGGGCAGAGGAGACACTGTTAACATACAATGTTAAGAAAGATGGTTTGATTTGATAACACAGGGCTTCACATGGTGCTGTGAGCAGAAAGTCATTCATAAATGCGAGCCAGAATACAGTTTTATACTTGATGTATGAAGTCTATCTTTCACTTGATGTTGTCTATGATTGAGATGTCTCCCCTTTCTGGATCCATTCCGTTCATAAACAGGTGTTTTTTCATTAGTGGAGTGGTTAGCCCTTGTAATACAGCCTCTCTCTTTTCCAGCTCATCATTAAAGTTGACCGACACAGTCCTTTTGGGCAGAGAGAGCTCAGGGGCAGCGCTGAAGGCTAAGTCTGTGGACAGTTTACGCTTGATGGACGCTGCTCTCTGGAACTTGTCATAAAGCTCCACACTCACTCTTCTGCGCGTCTCCTTGAACTCTGCAGAGACCGAGGCTGTCCACTCAGCTGCCTGGGCCCGGATCTCACCAACCTGCAAGAAAGTCAGTCATTACAATCAGATAAAATGATACAAAGCTAAGAGAGAATGTTGATGAGGTGAATTTAGAGGATTGAACAGTGCATCTTATAccttttaaattaatataataatgaaaTCTCCTATTTTATTTGCATCCATTTGTCCTAATAAAATGACAAATcgtcaaaatcaaaacatacattcatacaaaaATGAAAGTTGCAATCTAATGCTGAAAGTGATctccaatgttttatttattttttatgtttaagtgAATATGTTGTGCCCCTTTTACTCTGTGCTCACATTCCCACATGTTATAACATTTGAATAACagtggtttatttttagcttcCACTCAATCCATCTTTCCCATCTATCTGGAGAGGCTCACAGTAATGTCCCGAGACTGTGTTGATACGCTGGTTGAGTCATGATCAAATTAGAAAGCAGCCCAATCATTCAAATTCAATGAAGGGTATAAGCTCACGTACATATCCAGCCATTGaacataaaactaaaatgagaTAATACAGTATGTTATGGCACAATGGAAGAAATTGTACCTCTTCTTTGGTCCTCTTTGAGATGACTCTGAGCCAGTCTCCGATCATACTGAGAATGGCAGCGAAGTAGGCCAGTCCCACCAGGATCCAAAACCATACTACAGGCTTATAGTAGTCTAAATACGCTATATCAGAGCCACCTGTATGCACAAAAAAGCTTAATGAGCAttcaaaaaaacagaaaaatcatCTTTCATCCTCACTCTGTCAAAGTACCTGCCACAAAGTCTCCAAATCCTATAGTTGTGAGAGTAATGACCACAAAGTAAAGAGACTCTAGCGCGGACCAGCCCtcaatgtgtttaaatatgACAGCAGGGAGGGCCACAAACAGCAGACAGCCGAACAGTACGAAGAGGATGGTGGATATGACCCGGATCTTAGTCTGACTGATGTCACCGtgctgcaaaacaaatgcatcataagattttgatcatttcactTCAAATAATtaatatgtacagtatatagaTAGATACCAATAAGGCGTCCCTGGCCTCAGAAAGCTTGAGAGTCCCTGATCTAGAGAATATATCCCTATTATAAAGGCCACAGGTATTAGGCATGCAGACGTCACAactaaatatatgaaataattgTCTTTGTTTGAACAAGGGCAAACTGTCCACCCTCTTTCTCACCTGCATAATTATAACACAGAGTATTCCTCAGGAGCAAAAAGGCTGTTCATATTATTCACTGAAAGAATGCTGCTGCCTCAGTGTAAGACATTTGAACCAGAGCACAGCatttaaagtgcactgtgtaactattTTTTAAAGTAATGATAGATATGTTCAATGtcgtactatggaacattccagtcaaaacaATCTCCATGCCGATATGCAGGTCCCTCtcccagaaaagctacacagttcacctttaaaattgaagcatttttaagacagttatactaaattgtcttaaaaaaaaaaaaaaaaaaaaacttacaacAAACATTTTCTCCACTCTGGCAATCCCTTTGCCAAATATTGTGCCAAGCTGATCACCAACACCAGCCAGCAGAAATCCAAACAAAGGAATTCCCAGTAACGCGTACACAATGCAGAAAATCCTGCCTCCTTGAGTGTGTGGAGAGGTGTTTCCAAAGCCTAATGTGATAAAACAAACAATTAGAAGATTAGATAAAGGCTTACAAGCAGTTAAAGATATGTTAGATTTCTAATCTACATGTATTGTACCAATAGTAGTGATGACTGTCCCAGCAAAGAAGAAGGCTGAGCTCAGGTCCCACAGGCTGATGTGGTTGCTGAGGGTTCCTGTTGGGTTCACTCCTGAACGCATGGCCAATACTATTTGCTGAAAAATTAAAACTCTGTTAGAAGACTCATTGTATTTCTCATATTTCATTGTATAAAAACCAGAATGCCTCTGTGTAAACACTGACGACATTAAAACAATGTTTTATCCTGTGCTTTAGGAGCTGTCCCTGGTGCTGATTTGAGTCTCACCTTCACCAGCTCTTCCAGCTCGCTGTGGTTCACACATTGGTGTTTTGACAGGAACTCCAGCTTCTGGGTCAAGATGGCCACGCGCTGGGCACTGACACAGAAAATAACAATACACattatatttaatgtatttactgTCTTTCTTGTCATGTAATCCGCTATACTATAGTGGTTATAAATATGCACAATTGCTAAACTATTCTTTAAAACCTCcgcatgtaactttttagccaaaaaatatgtatcaaatttcatttttgctgtttttattgcactaaaaacatgtgTTAAGGGCAatgcaggcttgcatctccacaaacctgactcttatttggcctggagaagaGCCTTCtcctgcatgtctccatagaaattCTTTCTTTGGCtctaattttccacagtatggtctTAATTTTCTATTCCTGTGGAATCTAGTAAGTGACGTGTCACCTCTGCAATGTTGCataatgttgatttacttaagATTTATGCAACATTTATGTCTTAGGATATCTTGTTTATAACGTAATTAAAGTTCAGTCCTCAGATTTATAGTGAATCCTACGGtcagtgcattttaaataactTGGAGTTGGACCACATCACTCCTTTTGTCATTTCTTCACCTTCACTGAAACACATGATACTTGATAGCTGCGCAGAATGCCCTACCTCTCGTGGGGCTGCTCCAGTGCCTTGAACACTGCTGCACCCATCACCAGATACAAGACCACCAGGACAAAAATGGCTGTCACTGTCTTCCACTTCATCACCGTGGCAACCACCTGCAACACTGGACCCGATCAGTCAAAGGCTATCCCaaaaaattcaccatgaccctCATCTACTGGCCTCACCTCACTCTCCTCTCGCACTGTCAACGTGATTGGCTTTGTGGAGAAGGAGAGCCGTGGTTTGCTGTTGTGAGTTGCagattttgggtccaataagtCAGGAGCTGCCACTGCCAGAAAACAAAATTGCATTAACTTAGGCCTCTTTATCTTCTTCTATACACAGCTGTGCCTCCTGATGCAGACATGGGCGTCTAGAAGTGCTGTGTTAATTTTAGAAgcagctataaataaataaaggagtTCTTTAAATGGCTCTATAACACAGAAAACATGGGTCTCTATAGGCTATGCcatacaaaaggaaaaaaagacaagagaataaaaaagactaaaGAAATAAAGTCTAAATTATGAAATAAATCAGCATAGACCCACAAGTGCACCAAGGCAGATGTAGGATGAGATTCAGTTCAAATTTACTAAGGAGAAATTATTGGTGTCCTACAAAGCAGaacagactaaaacaagacacaTGGGATATtcaaatttatatattttaaaactttgaGTAACTTAACTATACTGTATAACTTTGCTGTCAAAATCAAGTCTTCTACTTTAATCCAATCAAAATCAATTGCTTAAAAGTTACACGTTTGATTATAAACCAAGGCCCAACCTAATTCTGCAATAATCTCTGGACAAACTGTTTAGAAATGACCTTAAACTACTGTTGTAAAGTTCCAGGCTCAGTGTGCTGTACTCACTCCTTGTAGTCCGGCCTATCCGATGCCCTccgctctcctcttctcctcatccGACGCTCTCACTGCGGGCGGACGAATGTTTCCTCCGCGCGGTCCCCTGTGGCGCTGCAGCGGGACGGCCAGCGGCAGCCCCGTGGTCCTTTGGGGGTTTTGGTGGAGCACCGCTGGGCGCGCGCAGGGGTCACGTTTGGACAGAGGTTTCGTCACCGCGCAGCTCCAAAGTTGTGTCTCTGCAGTGGCGCTTCCTGGCATCCACTCTGTGTCCACGGCGCTCCCGTGCGCTCTGGTGCGCTCTGGCTTTTGAGCCCACCGCCGCGGGATGCCACAGGGGGGACATGGAGGGAGGGGACGATGGGTGTACGTGTACGGGTCGCTTTGGGAGGCGTCTATAAAACGACCATTTAAAGAgcctaaagaaaaaacaaagtggCTTATGCACGCGCGTCTATGTGACAGAAAGATGAAAAGTGAAAATTAAAAAGTTTTGCCCTGGCTGAAAATGTTTGGATAAATGTAGCCTACTTGAATGGTGAAAACATCTAAACTGGACatagtgaataaaaaaaaaacattaaaatcacaatacaacaaatcaaaacataaataatcacaaataatcatcataaaattaacattaaaggagagaagtgcagaataaaacaatttcagtcatatacacaactaaaaagaactgttttgagcctggatttaaacatgtcaaagtagagacctgtctcacatcttcaggaaaattgttccagctgcacaaaactgaaatactgattccccatgtttagtcctgactctgggaccagcaggaggctggtcccagaagtcctcagagtgcaagatggttcatgtggctcatgtgggagatgttctttggtgctggtccatggagagacttgttcacacagagctgctttaaagtctattctctgagccacaggagccagagacctgagcacaggacacatgtgtgaagtacttcctagttctagtcaggacccgagcattGAGAGCTGTGCTACATTGCAAGAGGGAAGGCAAACAGTAGCCTATAAATGGAAATACACACCTGAGTCTTATCTTGTGTTTAGCTTTTCAGTGCTCTGCTAAAGCCACCAGTGAAGGAGGTACGCCTAATGAAAAGCCAGGAAGCTACAATTTTCAAATCTGTCACATTTAACTTCATATTTTAGATCAGATATTTCatcttttaaagttttatttaaacaaaagttTTGACAAGAcacaatcacacaaataaatcaATGGCACAGCTCCATAAAGACACTTCATCATCTTCAGGGTCCACACTGGTCATATGTTGAGGCAAAAATCAAAACTGTAACAAACTGAAGAAACCACATGGAGGAGCGGTGAAACATTTCTTCTTagaacttttgtccagttgatagaattacattttcttttgctttggacCCTacatggacaactgagggattttAGACATAGGCTATTTAAAGTATTTCCAAACTTCAACACTAAAGCTTTATCTTATTTGATCTATTTTTGTCCCTGTTGGCCTGGTATATGGAGCTCACCTCCATAACAGTACTTTTGATCCTTGTCCACATGACCTCACCTGTCAAAATGTGGCACTATTACTGTTGATCTATGAGACTATTTGTTTCCCCTCGCAAACTTTTGgtgtaactttatttataactATCCAGAACTATAGATTCTCATGTAAGCAATAAAAAGTGCTTGCTTTTCAGAGGAGTCCAGAGACTTTTCACACAAGTTGATTTAGTTAAAATATCTTTCTGTTTTCAAGTGATTTCATCTGCAATTCATGTCTATCATGCAAACCAGGCATAAATCTTTGCAGAATTGCTTCGCCAAACCAAATATTTCTACATATCTtcaatatttattcttttaataGACGTCACAGTTAGTCGGTGGTCTTTGAGACAAATGAGGATGACTGGTTTCGTGCAGTCTATCTGCCAATTTGTGAGTCACGTCTCAAGCAGTGGCTTTATTGTAGTTCAGTCTGTGTACTCCATACTAATTATAACTAATTAGTTACACACAATTACACTGCCCTGAACATGTATATGCAAGTGTCATTACAACTTGTTTTCCAGTCATTCATTAGTATGTAACAAGTGCAACTGCAGTATCCtgaaatgcactttaaatctcTAAGTCTTTGTTCAAGCTGCATGAAGCTGCTAACACAGtgtatatgaaataaaaaatttaatgaGATGTTGGAGGAAACAAACTGTGCAAACCATTGTTGCCTTTTGTTAACTTCTAAACTACAAAAATGAAACCAAGAGGCTTTAAAGTCACCTTCAGACACCaccattaatttatttatttttatttatttatttattctttctttaCCAGATACCAAATGTGATATCTGTTCcgcctcccctcacctggcttttgctcagtctcacctgtgctctctggtcttcttctgtcaggccaaagctgcaCACCTTCAGACTGGAGCAGCATaggtagcatctagtggtgttatgtgagaatacaacatgaGAACACAACAGGGGCAGGTCTaccagtctaattacagatgatagatttaaaggtgcactgtacaACTTTTCTGGAAGATTATAGGAAAAGTCAATGGACACAAGCAATAAATCAGGGGTGTAA from Periophthalmus magnuspinnatus isolate fPerMag1 chromosome 3, fPerMag1.2.pri, whole genome shotgun sequence includes:
- the kcnk2a gene encoding potassium channel subfamily K member 2, which produces MAAPDLLDPKSATHNSKPRLSFSTKPITLTVREESEVVATVMKWKTVTAIFVLVVLYLVMGAAVFKALEQPHESAQRVAILTQKLEFLSKHQCVNHSELEELVKQIVLAMRSGVNPTGTLSNHISLWDLSSAFFFAGTVITTIGFGNTSPHTQGGRIFCIVYALLGIPLFGFLLAGVGDQLGTIFGKGIARVEKMFVHGDISQTKIRVISTILFVLFGCLLFVALPAVIFKHIEGWSALESLYFVVITLTTIGFGDFVAGGSDIAYLDYYKPVVWFWILVGLAYFAAILSMIGDWLRVISKRTKEEVGEIRAQAAEWTASVSAEFKETRRRVSVELYDKFQRAASIKRKLSTDLAFSAAPELSLPKRTVSVNFNDELEKREAVLQGLTTPLMKKHLFMNGMDPERGDISIIDNIK